In Stenotrophomonas sp. 610A2, one DNA window encodes the following:
- a CDS encoding MFS transporter, translating into MATRAAFFVPGFAIACWAPLVPFAKARAGLDDALLGVLLLCLGLGSLLSMPLAGMLAARHGCRTVMLVTVLMMVLMLPLLAVASTPLTIGAVLLVFGAGIGAMDCVMNMQAVVVERESGRAMMSGFHAFYSIGALSGAALVTLLLSIGGGALLSTLVVAAGVVAITSLSSRWWRSERAEQGESSFALPRGVVIVIGAVCFISFLAEGSMLDWSAVFLHDVRGVELAHAGWGFVAFNIAMTATRLFGDRLVNQLGSSKAVLLGGLLACAGFALATLVPSFGVALLGYALVGIGCANIVPVMFSLAGRQTRMPESVAIPAVTTMGYAGVLLGPAAIGFIAQQWSLPVAFLMAAAALAVVAVIGSMLRVR; encoded by the coding sequence ATGGCCACGCGCGCAGCCTTCTTCGTTCCCGGTTTTGCGATTGCCTGCTGGGCGCCGCTGGTGCCGTTCGCCAAGGCCCGCGCTGGTCTTGATGACGCATTGCTGGGCGTGCTGCTGCTATGCCTGGGCTTGGGCTCGCTGCTGTCCATGCCGCTGGCCGGCATGCTGGCCGCGCGTCATGGTTGCCGGACGGTGATGCTGGTAACCGTATTGATGATGGTATTGATGCTGCCCTTGTTGGCAGTTGCATCCACGCCGCTGACCATCGGTGCCGTGCTGCTGGTGTTCGGTGCGGGCATCGGTGCCATGGACTGCGTGATGAACATGCAGGCAGTCGTGGTCGAACGCGAATCCGGCCGCGCGATGATGTCTGGCTTCCATGCCTTCTACAGCATTGGTGCGCTGTCTGGCGCGGCCTTGGTTACATTGCTGCTGTCGATCGGTGGTGGCGCCTTGCTGTCCACATTGGTGGTGGCCGCAGGTGTTGTCGCGATCACGTCACTGTCATCGCGTTGGTGGCGAAGTGAGCGCGCAGAGCAGGGCGAAAGCAGCTTCGCGCTGCCGCGTGGCGTGGTGATCGTGATTGGTGCGGTGTGCTTCATCAGCTTCCTGGCCGAAGGTTCGATGCTGGATTGGAGCGCGGTGTTCCTGCATGACGTGCGCGGCGTTGAGCTGGCCCATGCCGGTTGGGGTTTCGTCGCCTTCAACATCGCCATGACTGCCACGCGCCTGTTCGGCGACCGGCTGGTGAACCAGCTCGGGTCGAGCAAGGCGGTGCTGCTGGGTGGCCTGCTCGCATGCGCTGGCTTCGCACTGGCCACCTTGGTGCCAAGCTTCGGTGTAGCGCTGCTGGGCTACGCGCTGGTTGGCATTGGTTGCGCCAATATCGTGCCGGTGATGTTCAGCCTTGCCGGGCGCCAGACCCGCATGCCGGAGAGCGTCGCCATTCCTGCGGTCACCACCATGGGCTATGCCGGTGTGCTGCTGGGCCCGGCGGCAATCGGCTTCATTGCCCAGCAGTGGTCGCTGCCGGTTGCATTCCTGATGGCTGCGGCTGCGCTTGCGGTTGTCGCGGTAATTGGTTCGATGTTGCGGGTACGCTGA
- a CDS encoding mechanosensitive ion channel family protein, giving the protein MHWLRAAVLCFAAICCHVAHAQAGSPPAAATTPTAAQPNPNIPEPIDSALIVIRADTDERLAISAIERAGQPDPTTALGPGLEAITRSVDQRRQALSPTQLRRVPIIRLESLDRHWQFDAKRFARWRDALQTATEPYAADAAELARRRASWQLTREHPSDIPPVLLSRIDALITLLTRAEQALAVPLSRQMELSARANALETRLQSGHAAVTDAIAYLDRQLLQIDSPPLWQADAGSADQPAAASDALTSGLQIELEFSRAYVSEHRRTQFLFHGIQILLIPLLLWGWHYRRRAPANGNIEAATQRVLARPVSTWLLLSTMVMLAIEPDAPLLTLQIGMLFALVAVLRPLPPGSRRLLGYWPLVASLLYLLGSLGIFFLSSNVAFRYYTLALTVVAMLLTGLVQWQAYRSGHASTTGRTGQALRMAAWAAQGLFAVSLAANVVGNLTLVEMLTSAIIDSAYFGLLLYVGIAVLLSLLHLLLSRPSLARYRLTRDHAPPLLALLGRLGIFAAVVGWVVYAMDSFRILRPIYALLSRLLSHEFSIGEFSLSLGHVLAFIAAITIAFWAARITRLLLQDVLQHGANMSRGIGNSIASLASYAVLMLGVIIALSAAGFKGSQLALLFGALGVGIGFGLQNVVNNFVSGLILMFERPIQPGDVVEVGTINGRVRDIGMRSTRIKTFDGADVVVPNGTLLSEPLVNWTLLDRNRRIEVNVGVAYGSDPQQVLALLSNCARQTAGIASEPAIAALFVGFGASSLDFSVRAWTRDYDNWLNIRSELITRIHAALQEAGIEIPYPQQDVHVRSLPTATPDPSTEPPPAAA; this is encoded by the coding sequence ATGCATTGGCTACGCGCAGCTGTGCTCTGTTTCGCCGCGATCTGCTGCCATGTCGCCCACGCACAGGCAGGCTCGCCGCCCGCCGCAGCCACAACGCCCACCGCTGCGCAGCCCAATCCAAACATCCCGGAACCGATCGACAGCGCGCTGATCGTGATCCGCGCCGATACCGACGAGCGTCTCGCCATCTCCGCGATCGAGCGCGCCGGCCAGCCCGATCCCACCACCGCGCTGGGCCCAGGGCTGGAAGCGATCACCCGTTCGGTGGACCAACGCAGGCAAGCCCTGTCGCCCACGCAACTGCGCAGAGTCCCGATCATTCGCCTGGAGAGCCTTGACCGGCACTGGCAGTTCGACGCCAAGCGCTTTGCGCGCTGGCGTGACGCCCTGCAGACCGCAACCGAACCGTATGCCGCGGACGCCGCAGAGCTGGCACGTCGCCGCGCCAGTTGGCAGCTCACCCGTGAACATCCAAGCGATATCCCGCCGGTGCTGCTGAGCCGCATCGATGCCCTGATCACGCTGCTCACCCGAGCCGAGCAGGCGCTTGCAGTACCGCTTTCCCGGCAAATGGAACTGAGCGCCCGCGCCAATGCCCTGGAGACCCGGCTGCAATCCGGCCACGCCGCCGTCACCGATGCCATTGCCTACCTCGATCGCCAATTGCTGCAGATAGACTCGCCACCGCTATGGCAGGCTGATGCGGGTTCTGCCGATCAGCCCGCAGCAGCCAGTGATGCCCTTACCTCCGGACTGCAGATCGAACTGGAGTTCAGCCGCGCCTACGTGAGCGAGCACCGGCGCACACAGTTCCTGTTCCACGGGATCCAGATATTGCTGATCCCGCTATTGCTATGGGGCTGGCATTACCGCCGGCGGGCGCCCGCCAACGGCAATATCGAAGCTGCCACACAACGCGTGCTGGCCCGGCCGGTATCGACCTGGCTGCTGCTGTCTACCATGGTGATGCTGGCGATCGAGCCTGACGCCCCCTTGCTGACCTTGCAGATAGGCATGCTGTTCGCGCTGGTTGCGGTGCTGCGGCCGCTGCCGCCGGGCAGCCGCCGATTGCTGGGCTACTGGCCGTTGGTCGCCTCGTTGCTGTACCTGCTCGGCAGCCTGGGCATCTTCTTCCTGTCCAGCAACGTCGCATTCCGCTACTACACACTGGCGCTGACCGTCGTCGCCATGCTGCTGACCGGACTGGTGCAATGGCAGGCTTACCGCAGCGGCCACGCCAGTACTACCGGGCGCACGGGGCAGGCCTTGCGCATGGCGGCATGGGCCGCACAGGGCTTGTTCGCCGTGTCACTTGCAGCCAACGTTGTCGGCAACCTCACGCTGGTGGAGATGCTGACCAGCGCGATCATCGACAGTGCCTACTTTGGCCTGCTGCTCTACGTCGGCATCGCCGTGCTGTTGAGCCTGCTGCACCTGCTGCTGAGCCGGCCCAGCCTGGCACGCTACCGGCTTACCCGTGATCATGCGCCGCCGTTGTTGGCGCTGCTCGGCCGGCTAGGCATATTCGCCGCGGTCGTCGGCTGGGTGGTCTATGCGATGGACAGCTTCCGCATCCTGCGGCCGATCTATGCCTTGCTGAGCAGGCTGCTCTCGCATGAGTTCTCCATTGGTGAATTCAGTCTTTCGCTCGGCCACGTGCTGGCCTTCATCGCGGCAATCACCATTGCCTTCTGGGCCGCGCGGATAACCCGCTTGCTGCTGCAGGATGTGCTCCAGCATGGCGCCAACATGTCGCGCGGCATCGGCAACAGCATCGCCTCGCTTGCCTCGTATGCGGTACTGATGCTCGGCGTGATCATCGCGTTGTCGGCCGCAGGCTTCAAAGGCAGCCAGCTGGCGCTGCTGTTCGGCGCACTCGGCGTCGGAATTGGTTTTGGCCTGCAGAACGTGGTCAACAACTTCGTTTCCGGCCTGATCCTCATGTTCGAGCGGCCGATCCAACCAGGCGACGTGGTGGAGGTCGGCACCATCAACGGCCGCGTGCGCGACATCGGCATGCGCTCCACCCGCATCAAGACCTTCGATGGCGCCGATGTGGTGGTCCCCAACGGCACCCTGCTCTCCGAGCCGCTGGTCAACTGGACCCTGCTCGACCGCAACCGGCGCATCGAAGTGAATGTCGGCGTTGCCTATGGCAGTGACCCACAGCAGGTTCTGGCACTGCTTTCCAATTGCGCCAGGCAAACCGCCGGTATCGCCAGCGAGCCGGCCATCGCCGCGCTGTTCGTTGGCTTCGGTGCCAGTTCGCTTGATTTCAGTGTTCGCGCCTGGACCCGCGACTACGACAACTGGCTCAACATCCGCAGTGAGCTCATCACCCGCATCCACGCAGCATTGCAGGAGGCCGGGATCGAAATCCCCTATCCGCAGCAGGATGTACATGTGCGCAGCTTGCCGACGGCAACGCCGGATCCATCGACCGAGCCGCCACCGGCAGCTGCTTGA
- a CDS encoding M13 family metallopeptidase, with translation MSFSKLVPLSLTVAIAASLAACGKTDTAPAAPAAEAKAAFDQSQLKTQLISLNAADLDPAVQACADLNGFVNSKWLKANPVPGDQTTWGSFEILRERSLEVQHALVQQAAAGKAAAGSNEAKIGDIWKTGSDEAAIEAAGIKPLQPELDKIAALNDTAAITGYLRDAYAQGNGFLFSLYASPDFKDSSNVIAYVGQGGLGLPEKGYYFDESQAKIREAYVAYIEQLLTLSGVDAAQAKEQAKAVMDFETRLAKASLTRIELRDPAKRYNPLSAADADKQTPNFSWTALFDTLQIPAKDKFSLAQPGFFGEVDKMLGDVPAATWQAYLRFHTVDNAAPYLSKNFEQANFDFFSKTLRGQQEMQPRWKRVLDSVNGSMGEALGQLYVDAVFPAESKVAMQHLVENLSVALKARLETLPWMGEDTKKKALEKWASFTPKIGYPDKWRDWSGLTTNSDSYLGNVQAAQAFNYRYMLAKIGKPVDKTEWGMTPQTVNAYYNATKNEIVFPAAILQPPFFDAKADPALNYGGIGAVIGHEMMHGYDDSGSQFAANGNFDNWWTDADRTAFNSRTDQLVAQFDGYESLPGVNVKGKLTLGENIGDLGGLTVAYDALQMALKEDEKLNVPVDGYTQDQRFFMNWATVWRRNFTEGELRVRLNTDPHAPANFRANGAPSNMPSYAAAFQCKAGDAMVRGDDKRVVIW, from the coding sequence ATGTCGTTTTCCAAGCTCGTCCCGTTGTCCCTGACGGTTGCAATCGCCGCCTCGCTCGCTGCCTGTGGCAAGACCGATACCGCGCCCGCCGCGCCGGCTGCCGAAGCCAAGGCCGCGTTTGACCAGTCGCAGCTCAAGACCCAGCTGATCTCGCTCAACGCCGCCGACCTGGATCCGGCCGTGCAGGCCTGCGCTGACCTCAACGGCTTCGTCAACAGCAAGTGGCTCAAGGCCAACCCGGTGCCGGGCGACCAGACCACCTGGGGCAGCTTCGAGATCCTGCGCGAGCGCTCGCTGGAAGTGCAGCACGCGCTGGTCCAGCAGGCGGCCGCTGGCAAGGCTGCCGCCGGTTCCAACGAAGCCAAGATCGGCGACATCTGGAAGACCGGTTCGGACGAGGCTGCCATCGAGGCTGCCGGTATCAAGCCGCTGCAGCCGGAGCTGGACAAGATCGCCGCGCTGAATGACACCGCCGCCATCACCGGTTACCTGCGTGATGCCTATGCGCAGGGCAATGGCTTCCTGTTCTCGCTGTATGCCAGCCCGGACTTCAAGGATTCGTCCAACGTCATCGCCTATGTCGGCCAGGGTGGCCTCGGCCTGCCGGAGAAGGGCTATTACTTCGACGAATCGCAGGCCAAGATCCGCGAGGCCTATGTGGCCTATATCGAGCAGCTGCTGACCCTGTCCGGCGTTGATGCCGCGCAGGCCAAGGAGCAGGCCAAGGCGGTGATGGATTTCGAAACCCGCCTGGCCAAGGCTTCGCTGACGCGCATCGAGCTGCGTGACCCGGCCAAGCGCTACAACCCGCTCAGCGCCGCCGACGCCGACAAGCAGACCCCGAACTTCAGCTGGACCGCGCTGTTCGACACGCTGCAGATCCCGGCCAAGGACAAGTTCTCGCTGGCCCAGCCGGGCTTCTTCGGTGAAGTGGACAAGATGCTGGGCGACGTGCCGGCCGCCACCTGGCAGGCCTACCTGCGTTTCCACACCGTGGACAACGCTGCGCCGTACCTGAGCAAGAACTTCGAGCAGGCCAACTTCGATTTCTTCAGCAAGACCCTGCGCGGCCAGCAGGAAATGCAGCCGCGCTGGAAGCGCGTGCTGGATTCGGTGAACGGCTCGATGGGTGAAGCACTGGGCCAGCTGTACGTGGACGCGGTGTTCCCGGCCGAATCCAAGGTGGCCATGCAGCACCTGGTGGAAAACCTGTCGGTCGCACTGAAGGCACGCCTGGAAACCCTGCCGTGGATGGGCGAGGACACCAAGAAGAAGGCGCTGGAGAAGTGGGCCAGCTTCACCCCGAAGATCGGCTACCCGGACAAGTGGCGCGACTGGTCGGGCCTGACCACCAACAGCGACAGCTACCTGGGCAACGTGCAGGCCGCGCAGGCGTTCAACTACCGCTACATGCTGGCCAAGATCGGCAAGCCGGTGGACAAGACCGAGTGGGGCATGACCCCGCAGACCGTCAACGCCTACTACAACGCGACCAAGAACGAGATCGTGTTCCCGGCTGCCATCCTGCAGCCGCCGTTCTTCGACGCCAAGGCTGATCCGGCGCTCAACTACGGTGGCATCGGTGCAGTCATCGGTCACGAAATGATGCACGGCTATGACGACTCGGGCAGCCAGTTCGCTGCCAATGGCAACTTCGACAACTGGTGGACCGACGCTGATCGCACTGCGTTCAACAGCCGCACCGACCAGCTGGTCGCGCAGTTCGACGGCTATGAGTCGCTGCCGGGCGTCAACGTCAAGGGCAAGCTGACCCTCGGCGAGAACATTGGTGATCTCGGCGGCCTGACCGTTGCCTATGACGCGCTGCAGATGGCGCTGAAGGAAGACGAGAAGCTCAACGTACCGGTCGATGGCTATACCCAGGACCAGCGCTTCTTCATGAACTGGGCCACCGTGTGGCGCCGTAACTTCACCGAAGGCGAGCTGCGCGTGCGCCTGAACACCGACCCGCATGCACCGGCCAACTTCCGTGCCAACGGTGCGCCGTCCAACATGCCGTCGTATGCCGCTGCGTTCCAGTGCAAGGCCGGTGATGCGATGGTGCGTGGCGATGACAAGCGGGTTGTGATCTGGTGA
- the map gene encoding type I methionyl aminopeptidase produces MIKQPHELALMAESGRLLASVFEALNKLPLEGLSTLQVNDWVERFIVDQLQARPASKGQYGFAYVLNSSIDTVVCHGVPSSKDILRSGSIVNLDITLEKNGYIADSSRMFLIGEVSHQAKRLVRVTNEAMWKGIATVRPGATLGDIGFAINRHAKDAGYSVVKEYCGHGIGREMHEEPQVLHYGHRGAGLELQAGMTFTIEPMINQGRAAIDNHDDGWTVTTRDGKLSAQCEHTVEVTETGVRVLTLRDEERAIAQKLLGALV; encoded by the coding sequence ATGATCAAGCAGCCGCACGAACTTGCATTGATGGCCGAATCCGGGCGCCTCCTCGCGTCAGTGTTCGAAGCATTGAACAAGCTGCCGCTGGAGGGCTTGAGCACCCTGCAGGTAAACGACTGGGTCGAGCGTTTCATCGTCGATCAACTGCAGGCGCGCCCAGCCAGCAAGGGCCAGTATGGCTTCGCCTATGTACTCAACAGCTCCATAGATACGGTTGTCTGCCACGGCGTGCCGTCATCGAAGGACATCCTGCGCAGTGGCAGCATCGTCAACCTGGACATCACCCTGGAGAAGAACGGCTACATCGCCGACTCCAGCCGCATGTTCCTGATCGGCGAGGTGAGCCATCAAGCCAAACGCCTGGTGCGCGTCACCAACGAAGCCATGTGGAAGGGCATCGCCACGGTGCGCCCCGGCGCAACCCTGGGCGACATCGGCTTTGCGATCAACCGCCACGCCAAGGACGCCGGCTATTCGGTGGTGAAGGAATACTGCGGCCACGGCATTGGCCGCGAAATGCACGAAGAGCCGCAGGTGCTGCATTACGGGCATCGTGGCGCCGGACTCGAACTGCAGGCCGGCATGACCTTCACCATCGAACCGATGATCAACCAGGGCCGTGCGGCGATCGACAACCACGATGATGGTTGGACCGTGACCACACGCGATGGAAAGTTGTCGGCGCAATGCGAGCATACCGTCGAGGTGACGGAGACCGGCGTGCGCGTATTGACCCTGCGCGATGAAGAACGGGCCATCGCGCAGAAGCTGCTGGGCGCGCTGGTGTAG
- a CDS encoding ParD-like family protein encodes MGIVNIDDELHDNLRKASTVSGRSINAQAGFWIRIGMLCELNPQLSFQELVARELAAAGVSPASMRVAEA; translated from the coding sequence ATGGGCATCGTGAACATCGACGACGAACTGCACGACAACCTGCGCAAGGCCAGCACCGTGTCTGGCCGCTCCATCAATGCCCAAGCCGGGTTCTGGATCAGGATCGGCATGCTCTGCGAGCTGAACCCGCAGCTGAGCTTCCAGGAGCTGGTGGCGCGCGAACTTGCGGCAGCCGGGGTGAGCCCGGCAAGCATGCGGGTGGCAGAGGCATGA
- the rpsP gene encoding 30S ribosomal protein S16 has protein sequence MVKIRLTRGGAKKRPFYHIIVTDVRSARDGRNIERVGYYNPVAQGAEQRVVLDIAAVDKWVANGAQLTDKVRNLYKEATKAQAAAA, from the coding sequence ATGGTCAAGATTCGACTGACCCGCGGCGGCGCCAAGAAGCGTCCGTTCTACCACATCATCGTCACCGACGTCCGTAGCGCCCGCGACGGCCGCAACATCGAGCGCGTCGGTTACTACAACCCGGTTGCCCAGGGTGCTGAGCAGCGCGTTGTGCTGGATATCGCCGCTGTCGACAAGTGGGTTGCCAACGGCGCCCAGCTGACCGACAAGGTTCGCAACCTGTACAAGGAAGCGACCAAGGCCCAGGCCGCTGCGGCCTGA
- the rimM gene encoding ribosome maturation factor RimM (Essential for efficient processing of 16S rRNA) has product MKKDIERRILLGRVAGVFGVRGELKLESWTEPRSAIFKYQPWILRTPAGQESELTGVRGRDSGKTLVATFPGVTDRDVAEAMRGTEIYVARSALPPPSADEYYWVDLEGLDVQTVEGVKLGIASHLFSTGSNDVLVTRGDRERMIPFVMGDFVKSVDFEANLIVVDWDPEF; this is encoded by the coding sequence ATGAAGAAAGATATCGAGCGCCGGATCCTGCTGGGCAGGGTTGCCGGCGTTTTTGGTGTGCGCGGCGAACTGAAGCTTGAGTCCTGGACCGAGCCACGTTCCGCCATTTTCAAATACCAGCCCTGGATTCTGCGTACCCCCGCGGGGCAGGAGTCCGAGCTGACCGGTGTACGTGGCCGTGATTCGGGCAAGACCCTGGTGGCGACCTTCCCGGGTGTGACCGATCGCGACGTGGCCGAGGCCATGCGCGGGACCGAGATCTACGTCGCCCGCAGCGCCTTGCCGCCGCCGAGCGCGGATGAGTATTACTGGGTCGATCTTGAAGGCCTGGACGTGCAGACCGTCGAAGGCGTCAAGCTGGGTATCGCCTCGCATCTGTTCAGTACCGGCTCCAACGACGTGCTGGTTACCCGCGGCGACCGTGAGCGGATGATTCCGTTCGTGATGGGCGACTTCGTCAAATCCGTGGATTTCGAGGCCAACCTGATCGTGGTCGACTGGGATCCGGAGTTCTAA
- the trmD gene encoding tRNA (guanosine(37)-N1)-methyltransferase TrmD → MRVDVISLFPEFLAQSAALGVVGRAQERGLLELHGWNPRDYAEGNYRRVDDRPFGGGPGMVMLIEPLRAALAAAREADPTPAPVIYLSPQGRLLDQAKVRELAALPRMILLCGRYEGVDERFLASEVDEEVSIGDYVLSGGELGAAVIIDAVTRLQEGALNDAESAVQDSFEGDGLLDCPHYSHPASHALGDVPDVLRSGNHAAIAAWRRQQSLLRTSLRRPDLLDEAGLNKADRKLLAEARQALADSFKQATGAEGGQ, encoded by the coding sequence GTGCGTGTAGACGTCATCAGCCTGTTCCCGGAATTTCTCGCCCAATCTGCCGCGCTGGGCGTGGTCGGTCGTGCGCAGGAGCGGGGACTGCTGGAACTGCATGGTTGGAACCCGCGCGACTATGCCGAGGGCAATTACCGCCGGGTGGACGACCGTCCGTTTGGCGGCGGCCCGGGCATGGTGATGCTGATCGAGCCCCTGCGCGCTGCCCTTGCGGCTGCGCGTGAGGCAGATCCGACGCCGGCACCGGTGATCTACCTGAGCCCGCAGGGGCGACTGCTGGACCAGGCCAAGGTTCGTGAACTTGCAGCCTTGCCGCGGATGATCCTGCTGTGCGGTCGTTATGAAGGCGTGGACGAGCGCTTTCTGGCGAGCGAGGTGGACGAGGAGGTTTCCATTGGTGATTACGTGCTGTCCGGCGGTGAGCTGGGTGCGGCGGTGATCATCGATGCGGTGACCCGTCTGCAGGAAGGTGCCTTGAACGACGCCGAATCTGCGGTACAGGACAGTTTTGAAGGTGACGGACTGCTGGATTGCCCGCACTACAGTCATCCGGCCAGCCATGCGCTGGGCGATGTGCCGGACGTGCTGCGCTCCGGTAACCATGCCGCCATTGCCGCCTGGCGCCGCCAGCAATCCTTGCTGCGCACGTCGCTGCGGCGTCCGGACCTGCTGGACGAGGCTGGCCTGAACAAGGCCGACCGCAAGCTGCTGGCCGAGGCCCGGCAGGCGCTTGCAGATTCATTCAAACAAGCTACTGGCGCCGAGGGCGGACAGTAA
- the rplS gene encoding 50S ribosomal protein L19: MSKLNKSIVAEFESAQITRELPKFSQGDTVVVNVKVKEGNRERVQAYEGVVIGTKNAGLNSAFTVRKISHGYGVERVFQTHSAIIDSVEVKRRGKVRAGKLYYLRGLEGKAARIKEDLAAAQQAKAARLAAKASAE; this comes from the coding sequence ATGAGCAAGCTGAACAAGTCCATCGTCGCGGAATTCGAATCCGCCCAGATCACCCGCGAACTGCCGAAGTTCAGCCAGGGCGACACCGTCGTGGTGAACGTGAAGGTCAAGGAAGGCAACCGTGAGCGCGTGCAGGCATACGAAGGCGTCGTCATCGGCACCAAGAATGCTGGCCTGAACTCCGCTTTCACCGTGCGCAAGATCTCGCACGGCTACGGCGTCGAGCGCGTCTTCCAGACCCACAGCGCCATCATCGACTCGGTCGAAGTGAAGCGTCGCGGTAAGGTTCGCGCCGGTAAGCTGTACTACCTGCGTGGCCTGGAAGGCAAGGCTGCCCGCATCAAGGAAGATCTGGCTGCTGCCCAGCAGGCCAAGGCTGCTCGCCTGGCTGCCAAGGCTTCCGCCGAGTAA
- a CDS encoding MFS transporter, whose translation MTDTTFAVPASDAAPRWPVRYLLFIAGLGGLLYGIDIGIIAGALPYLEATASHAWQLSSQQMGFVVAAVLLGSVLSSLFAGMIADLIGRRGAMMLAGVLFTASIPIMALASGYTPLLLGRLLQGISGGLIGVVVPLYLAEVLGPERRGRGAAMFQLLLTVGLVLAALIGLYQAHSVDAATESVRNLPLVQQAQHLFAVKDQAWRTIFWTCLLPGVVFCIGLFWLNESPRWLARRGRIDAARRGLQATLPPSQVEATLAQIQNPVIAKAEGERDRLFSRRYMVPFVLACLVLAFTQATGINSILAYAVNILNQAGLPGAAANGADVAIKLLNVIMTLVALFLVDRKGRKFLLMIGSGGICLALLAAAMLFFKAEQGRADVQQVLQRAVQADGLQLQLDAAQWHQLAGTRNRDGQPSQLTVSWSYGGFSDVRSLRSDNPSDQQLLIERSSTVHADSVIGRFFRSLHLNPFPDPSAAAEAPLRIEQAWIGAVPPASHGWAVAACILVFVAFFAVGPGVCVWLALSELMPNRIRSNGMSIALLINQFVSTTIAAVFLPTVGHYGYASMFLFWAACTFAFFLIAAFWLPETKGKTLEQIEAHFR comes from the coding sequence ATGACCGACACCACTTTTGCCGTGCCCGCCAGCGACGCCGCGCCGCGTTGGCCCGTGCGCTATCTCCTTTTCATCGCCGGTCTTGGCGGCCTGCTGTACGGCATCGACATCGGCATCATTGCCGGCGCCCTGCCCTATCTGGAAGCGACCGCCAGCCATGCCTGGCAGCTGAGCAGCCAGCAGATGGGCTTCGTGGTTGCCGCCGTATTGCTGGGCAGCGTGTTGTCGTCGCTGTTCGCCGGCATGATCGCCGACCTGATCGGCCGCCGTGGCGCGATGATGCTGGCCGGCGTGCTGTTCACAGCCAGCATCCCGATCATGGCGCTGGCCTCCGGCTATACACCGCTGCTGCTTGGACGCCTGTTGCAAGGCATCAGCGGCGGTTTGATCGGCGTTGTGGTGCCTTTGTATCTGGCCGAAGTGCTGGGACCGGAACGACGCGGCCGCGGCGCGGCAATGTTCCAGCTGCTGCTGACGGTAGGCCTGGTGCTGGCTGCCTTGATTGGCCTGTATCAGGCGCATTCGGTGGATGCAGCGACCGAGTCGGTGCGCAACCTGCCACTGGTGCAGCAGGCGCAACACCTGTTCGCGGTGAAGGACCAGGCCTGGCGCACGATTTTCTGGACCTGCCTGCTGCCGGGCGTGGTGTTCTGCATTGGCCTGTTCTGGCTAAATGAATCACCGCGTTGGCTGGCACGTCGCGGTCGCATCGATGCCGCGCGTCGCGGCCTGCAGGCCACGCTGCCGCCGTCACAGGTGGAAGCCACGCTGGCGCAGATCCAGAATCCAGTCATCGCGAAAGCCGAAGGCGAGCGCGACCGGCTTTTCAGCCGCCGCTACATGGTGCCGTTCGTGCTGGCCTGCCTGGTGCTGGCCTTCACCCAGGCCACCGGCATCAACTCGATCCTCGCTTACGCGGTCAACATCCTCAATCAGGCTGGTCTGCCCGGTGCAGCTGCGAACGGCGCGGATGTAGCGATCAAGCTGCTCAACGTGATCATGACGCTGGTCGCCTTGTTCCTGGTGGATCGCAAGGGCCGCAAGTTCCTGTTGATGATCGGCAGTGGCGGCATCTGTCTTGCCCTGCTGGCGGCAGCGATGCTGTTCTTCAAGGCCGAGCAGGGCCGCGCCGATGTGCAGCAGGTGTTGCAGCGTGCGGTGCAGGCAGATGGCCTGCAGTTGCAGCTGGATGCGGCGCAATGGCATCAGCTGGCCGGCACCCGCAATCGCGACGGGCAACCCTCGCAGCTGACGGTGTCGTGGAGCTATGGCGGCTTCAGCGATGTGCGTTCGCTGCGCAGTGATAACCCCAGCGATCAGCAGCTGTTGATCGAGCGCTCCAGCACCGTGCATGCCGACAGCGTGATTGGCCGTTTCTTCCGCAGCCTGCACCTGAATCCCTTCCCCGACCCAAGCGCCGCAGCCGAGGCACCGTTGCGCATCGAGCAGGCCTGGATCGGTGCGGTGCCGCCGGCTTCGCATGGTTGGGCGGTGGCGGCCTGCATCCTGGTATTCGTGGCGTTCTTCGCGGTCGGCCCGGGCGTATGCGTGTGGCTGGCCTTGTCGGAGTTGATGCCAAACCGCATCCGCTCGAACGGCATGAGCATCGCGCTGCTGATCAACCAGTTCGTGTCGACCACGATAGCGGCGGTGTTCCTGCCGACGGTGGGCCACTACGGCTACGCCAGCATGTTCCTGTTCTGGGCGGCGTGTACGTTTGCGTTCTTCCTGATTGCCGCGTTCTGGCTGCCGGAAACCAAGGGCAAGACGCTGGAGCAGATCGAGGCGCATTTCCGCTGA